A single window of Rhodamnia argentea isolate NSW1041297 chromosome 5, ASM2092103v1, whole genome shotgun sequence DNA harbors:
- the LOC115751898 gene encoding uncharacterized protein LOC115751898: protein MAGGGNGGGGNVGGCKEEEQDGVSVHSPCKAPLSSASSLPQEQSQVELELRLLEALERYPPAKLRGIHRHFVLYGLMEHLRRSFDRHFSADEVLQLLDRFYNLDMLKPDEDESEILNQEEDFSLPPSYFVKEEL from the exons ATGGCCGGCGGAGGCAACGGCGGCGGAGGCAACGTCGGCGGTTGCAAGGAGGAGGAGCAAGACGGGGTGTCGGTGCATTCTCCGTGCAAGGCGCCTCTTTCCTCTGCGTCTTCTCTCCCTCAG GAGCAATCGCAGGTCGAATTGGAGCTCAGGCTGCTGGAAGCTCTCGAGAGGTACCCTCCCGCTAAATTGCGAG GTATACATCGGCACTTCGTCCTTTACGGGCTAATGGAGCACCTGCGAAGAAG CTTCGACCGCCATTTCTCTGCCGACGAGGTTTTGCAATTGCTGGATCGTTTCTACAACTTAGACATGCTG AAACCAGATGAGGATGAATCTGAGATTCTAAACCAAGAGGAAGATTTCAGCTTGCCGCCAAGCTATTTCGTCAAGGAAGAGCTTTAA